One Streptomyces lincolnensis genomic region harbors:
- a CDS encoding GtrA family protein, with amino-acid sequence MESLLSPQPLHRPERSPHRPAAPQHRPATGTRPARRPESTLVTPGPLASFVRFVVCGGGVGVLASLAVPLLALTMPWAVANAAITVVSTLLCTELHALFTFGTGRRPGLRRHLQSAGSATAAYVVTCAAMFLLHTVQSSPSLLWEQTVYLTASGLAGTGRFLVLRLFVFATDRNREPAAPKPVAALRPTKTTDDWNLPFVRTEAFAG; translated from the coding sequence ATGGAGTCGCTGCTCTCGCCGCAGCCGCTGCACCGCCCGGAGAGGTCGCCGCACCGCCCGGCCGCGCCGCAGCACCGCCCGGCGACCGGGACGCGACCCGCGCGGCGGCCGGAGAGCACCCTCGTGACCCCGGGCCCCCTCGCCTCCTTCGTCCGCTTCGTCGTGTGCGGCGGCGGTGTCGGCGTCCTCGCCAGCCTCGCCGTACCGCTGCTGGCCCTGACGATGCCCTGGGCGGTCGCCAACGCGGCGATCACCGTCGTGTCCACCCTCCTGTGCACCGAGCTGCACGCCCTCTTCACCTTCGGCACGGGCCGCCGCCCCGGCCTGCGCCGCCACCTCCAGTCGGCGGGCTCGGCGACGGCCGCCTACGTGGTGACCTGCGCCGCGATGTTCCTTCTCCACACGGTGCAGTCGTCCCCCTCCCTGCTCTGGGAGCAGACCGTCTACCTCACCGCGTCCGGCCTGGCCGGCACCGGCCGCTTCCTGGTCCTGCGGCTGTTCGTCTTCGCGACCGACCGCAACCGAGAGCCGGCGGCCCCCAAGCCGGTGGCGGCCCTCAGGCCGACGAAGACCACGGACGACTGGAACCTTCCGTTTGTGAGGACCGAGGCGTTTGCCGGATAA